A stretch of the Clostridiales bacterium genome encodes the following:
- a CDS encoding RluA family pseudouridine synthase, with amino-acid sequence MEEKEIRIRSDGRRLDIQLSEASGLSRSRAATLMEAGYCRVDGEECRKAGTKAAEGRTVVLTVPAPREAAPQAEDIPLEVLYEDDDLAVVVKPRGMVVHPAAGHEDGTLVNALLARLSSLSGIGGELRPGIVHRLDKDTSGLMMVAKNDDTQTALSGMLKDRKIEKHYLALVEGTLKEAEGRVEAPIGRSKKDRKKMAVDPEGREAVTEWRAVAEGRNCTLLDVHILTGRTHQIRVHMRSIHHPVCGDPLYGYEKGAAVPCLMLHAFSLRLVHPRTGRELCFRAPVPEDFRKGLKSNGIELRPDTTGEE; translated from the coding sequence ATGGAAGAGAAGGAGATCCGGATCCGGAGCGACGGACGGCGGCTGGATATCCAGCTGAGCGAAGCCTCCGGGCTGAGCCGCAGCCGGGCAGCCACCCTGATGGAGGCGGGATACTGCCGGGTGGACGGCGAGGAGTGCCGGAAGGCGGGCACCAAAGCGGCGGAAGGCCGGACGGTTGTGCTGACGGTTCCGGCTCCCCGCGAAGCGGCGCCGCAGGCGGAGGATATTCCGCTGGAGGTGCTCTATGAGGACGATGACCTGGCGGTGGTCGTCAAACCGCGCGGCATGGTGGTGCATCCGGCCGCGGGCCATGAGGACGGAACACTGGTCAACGCGCTGCTGGCGCGGCTGTCGTCCCTGAGCGGAATCGGCGGTGAGCTGCGGCCAGGCATTGTGCACCGGCTGGACAAGGATACCAGCGGCCTGATGATGGTGGCCAAGAATGACGACACCCAGACAGCGCTGAGCGGAATGCTGAAGGACCGGAAGATCGAAAAGCACTACCTGGCACTGGTGGAGGGCACGCTGAAGGAAGCCGAAGGACGCGTGGAAGCGCCGATCGGGCGCAGCAAAAAGGACCGCAAGAAGATGGCCGTGGATCCGGAAGGCCGGGAAGCGGTGACCGAATGGCGCGCGGTGGCGGAGGGGCGGAACTGCACCCTGCTGGACGTGCATATCCTGACCGGGCGGACCCACCAGATCCGGGTGCATATGCGCAGCATCCACCATCCGGTATGCGGCGATCCGCTGTACGGATATGAAAAGGGAGCCGCCGTCCCGTGCCTGATGCTGCACGCGTTTTCGCTGCGGCTGGTCCACCCGCGGACCGGCCGGGAGCTGTGCTTCCGCGCGCCGGTCCCGGAGGATTTCCGGAAGGGCCTGAAGAGCAACGGAATCGAACTCCGGC
- the lspA gene encoding signal peptidase II produces the protein MKKKAMWLIPAAVFAADRVTKILAVGIPPEGIPLIPGVVRLRYAENTGAAFSMLSGHPWLLGVLSLLIIAGAFLFLRKKNIPVLAMTGLMMMLGGAAGNMVDRFATGFVPDMIEVLFVRFAIFNVADSFLCIGCALTALSLLRTK, from the coding sequence GTGAAGAAAAAAGCCATGTGGCTGATTCCCGCGGCGGTATTCGCCGCGGACCGGGTGACAAAGATCCTGGCCGTCGGTATTCCGCCGGAGGGAATCCCCCTGATCCCGGGAGTCGTCCGGCTGCGCTATGCGGAGAACACCGGCGCGGCGTTCTCCATGCTGAGCGGCCATCCATGGCTGCTGGGCGTCCTGAGCCTGCTGATCATTGCCGGCGCGTTCCTGTTCCTGCGGAAGAAAAATATTCCGGTGCTGGCGATGACCGGCCTGATGATGATGCTGGGCGGCGCGGCCGGGAATATGGTGGACCGGTTTGCGACCGGCTTTGTGCCGGATATGATCGAAGTGCTGTTTGTCCGGTTCGCGATATTCAATGTGGCGGATTCGTTCCTGTGTATCGGCTGCGCGCTGACGGCACTCAGCCTGCTGCGTACGAAGTGA
- the mfd gene encoding transcription-repair coupling factor, whose amino-acid sequence MLEEIQIPGLDELTGLKAGKTVALSGVNATLAAVIACGAARAGKKALLVMENDLKAARAADDVRQITGDDGAFLPGGEIDLTRAVGSQESSWRRLEALTAVTAGNVRVLCTGAEAMALRMARPEPFRKACMTLKAGDVIAPSALCARLARMGYDRVGMVEGKGQFALRGSILDVYPPALSQGLRIEFFDDEIDSVREFDAISQRSLGDTAEARIAPACETLLAEAEYAPAAERMRKVLDADAAQRPAVTESLLDSLPPLPDDEDDAELFDSRLAPAVREKNYREAENSEKARRMERLLNDADQLEGGIPFRRMRAWISVLTEKTGSVCDWFEPDLVLLCEPDRLRTRVEERLQGFAQDLTSAMERGEAVPEQETLMTDWDGILKETGTRPVALLTEMLLSLGGIKPERVITLDAAGVPGYGGQIRLLRNDLAKWREAGYRIYLLSGGSSRGKRLQESLAELGEKAVFSEEGRRAAAGEAVILPITLRSGFVLRDSGTVVVSDADIWGEGYRKSKSRKHSGERISTFTDLKVGDYVVHEDHGVGIYQGTTRIQSEGTWRDYLLIQYAGSDKLYVPVEQLERVQRYIGNPNQPPKLNQLGGREWERQKGKVKESLKELAFDLKELYAERSRNTGYAFSPDTEWQREFEDEFPWELTADQASSVREIKEDMESDRNMDRLLCGDVGYGKTEVSLRAAFKAIADNKQVALLAPTTILVQQHYNTIVKRFRHTGARVDFLSRFRTPKQQREVLEKLAAGDIDILVGTHRMLAKDVKFKNLGLLIVDEEQRFGVAHKEVIKNMKRQVDVLTLSATPIPRTLHMSMTGIRDMSVLETPPEERIPVQTVVTEYSDALIRDAILRELGRGGQVYFLYNRVRSIEKFHERLRALVPEARIGIAHGQMREHQLEDVMMDFYSGSYDVLLCTTIIENGLDIPSANTLIVYDAERFGLSQLYQLRGRVGRSNRQAYAYFTVRMDKILSETAQQRLTAIREFTEFGAGFRIAMRDLEIRGAGNILGPEQHGHLATVGYDMYCRLMEETLAEVQGKRVTRELETRVDLQVDAFLPGEYVSEEKQRMEMYKRIASVTTDEERADVTDELIDRYGEMPAVVNTLLDVSQLRGLCNRMGISQISRGKGGVMMKLDEWYIPNPALFLQAIAETDGRLGLTARPPVSLMLRDPALKDRDVLAESLKVMRKLNARMEKLNEEKAAAADGGVQ is encoded by the coding sequence TTGCTGGAAGAGATACAGATACCCGGACTGGATGAGCTGACCGGATTGAAGGCCGGAAAGACCGTCGCGCTGAGCGGCGTGAACGCGACCCTGGCGGCGGTGATCGCCTGCGGAGCAGCCCGGGCGGGGAAGAAAGCACTGCTGGTCATGGAGAATGACCTGAAAGCGGCCCGGGCGGCGGACGACGTGCGCCAGATAACGGGAGATGACGGCGCATTCCTGCCCGGCGGGGAAATTGACCTGACTCGCGCGGTCGGCAGCCAGGAAAGCAGCTGGCGGCGCCTGGAGGCGCTGACTGCCGTGACGGCAGGGAACGTCCGCGTGCTGTGTACCGGAGCGGAGGCCATGGCCCTGCGGATGGCGCGGCCGGAACCGTTCCGGAAGGCATGCATGACGCTGAAGGCGGGAGACGTGATCGCTCCCTCCGCTCTTTGCGCGCGCCTGGCGCGGATGGGATACGACCGGGTCGGCATGGTGGAGGGCAAGGGCCAGTTTGCCCTGCGCGGGTCCATCCTGGACGTGTACCCGCCGGCGCTCAGCCAGGGACTGCGTATCGAGTTCTTTGATGATGAGATTGACAGCGTCAGGGAGTTTGACGCGATCAGCCAGCGAAGCCTGGGAGACACAGCAGAGGCCCGGATTGCCCCGGCCTGTGAAACGCTGCTGGCGGAGGCGGAGTATGCTCCCGCGGCGGAACGGATGCGGAAGGTGCTGGACGCGGATGCCGCGCAGCGGCCCGCGGTGACGGAATCCCTGCTGGATTCCCTGCCGCCGCTGCCGGATGACGAGGATGACGCGGAACTGTTTGACAGCCGGCTGGCGCCTGCCGTCCGGGAAAAGAATTACCGGGAGGCGGAGAACAGCGAGAAAGCCCGGCGGATGGAACGGCTGCTGAATGACGCGGACCAGCTGGAGGGCGGTATTCCGTTCCGGCGGATGCGGGCGTGGATTTCCGTGCTGACGGAAAAGACGGGCAGCGTCTGTGACTGGTTTGAGCCGGACCTGGTGCTGCTGTGCGAGCCGGACCGGCTGCGGACCCGGGTGGAAGAACGCCTGCAGGGTTTCGCGCAGGACCTGACATCCGCCATGGAACGCGGCGAAGCGGTCCCGGAGCAGGAAACCCTGATGACGGACTGGGACGGGATCCTGAAGGAAACCGGAACCCGCCCCGTGGCGCTGCTGACGGAGATGCTGCTTTCCCTGGGCGGGATCAAGCCGGAACGCGTGATTACGCTGGACGCGGCCGGGGTGCCCGGCTACGGCGGACAGATCCGCCTGCTGCGGAATGACCTGGCCAAATGGCGGGAAGCCGGATACCGGATTTACCTGCTGAGCGGCGGATCCTCCCGCGGAAAACGCCTGCAGGAAAGCCTGGCGGAGCTGGGCGAAAAAGCAGTGTTCAGCGAAGAAGGCCGGCGCGCCGCAGCGGGAGAGGCCGTGATCCTGCCCATCACGCTGCGCAGCGGATTCGTGCTCCGGGACAGCGGGACCGTTGTGGTATCCGACGCGGATATCTGGGGCGAGGGATACCGGAAGAGCAAGAGCCGGAAGCATTCCGGGGAACGGATTTCCACCTTCACGGACCTGAAGGTCGGCGATTATGTGGTGCATGAGGACCACGGCGTCGGCATCTACCAGGGAACCACCCGGATCCAGAGCGAAGGTACCTGGCGGGACTACCTGCTGATCCAGTACGCGGGCAGCGACAAGCTGTATGTGCCGGTGGAGCAGCTGGAACGTGTGCAGCGGTATATCGGCAACCCAAACCAGCCGCCGAAGCTGAACCAGCTGGGCGGCCGGGAATGGGAGCGGCAGAAGGGCAAGGTCAAGGAAAGCCTGAAGGAGCTGGCCTTTGACCTGAAGGAGCTGTATGCGGAGCGCAGCCGGAACACCGGGTACGCATTCTCCCCGGATACGGAATGGCAGCGGGAGTTTGAGGATGAATTCCCCTGGGAGCTGACGGCGGACCAGGCCAGCTCCGTCCGGGAGATCAAGGAGGACATGGAGAGCGACCGCAACATGGACCGCCTCCTGTGCGGGGACGTCGGCTACGGCAAAACGGAGGTCAGCCTCCGGGCCGCGTTCAAGGCCATTGCGGACAACAAGCAGGTGGCGCTGCTCGCGCCGACCACGATCCTGGTGCAGCAGCACTACAACACGATCGTGAAGCGCTTCCGCCATACCGGCGCGCGGGTGGATTTCCTGTCCCGCTTCCGGACGCCGAAACAGCAGCGGGAGGTGCTGGAGAAGCTGGCGGCCGGGGATATTGACATCCTGGTGGGCACCCACCGCATGCTGGCGAAGGACGTGAAATTCAAAAACCTGGGACTGCTGATCGTGGACGAAGAGCAGCGCTTCGGTGTGGCCCACAAGGAAGTCATCAAGAACATGAAGCGGCAGGTGGACGTGCTGACGCTGTCTGCCACCCCGATTCCCCGGACCCTGCATATGTCCATGACGGGGATCCGGGACATGAGCGTTCTGGAAACGCCGCCGGAGGAACGGATTCCCGTGCAGACGGTGGTAACCGAGTATTCCGACGCGCTGATCCGGGACGCGATCCTCCGGGAGCTGGGCCGCGGCGGACAGGTCTATTTCCTGTACAACCGGGTCCGCAGCATCGAGAAGTTCCACGAGCGCCTGCGGGCGCTGGTGCCGGAAGCGCGCATCGGGATTGCCCACGGGCAGATGCGGGAGCACCAACTCGAGGACGTGATGATGGACTTCTACTCCGGCAGCTACGACGTGCTGCTGTGTACGACCATTATCGAGAACGGGCTGGATATTCCCAGCGCGAACACCCTGATCGTCTATGACGCGGAACGCTTCGGCCTCAGCCAGCTGTACCAGCTGCGGGGCCGGGTCGGCCGGAGCAACCGGCAGGCGTATGCGTATTTTACCGTGCGGATGGACAAGATCCTTTCCGAGACAGCACAGCAGCGGCTGACCGCCATCCGGGAATTCACGGAGTTCGGCGCGGGCTTCCGGATCGCCATGCGCGACCTGGAGATCCGCGGTGCCGGGAACATCCTGGGGCCGGAGCAGCATGGGCACCTGGCCACGGTCGGTTACGACATGTACTGCCGCCTGATGGAGGAAACGCTGGCGGAGGTGCAGGGAAAGCGGGTGACCCGCGAGCTGGAAACCCGGGTGGACCTGCAGGTGGACGCGTTCCTGCCGGGCGAATACGTGTCCGAGGAAAAGCAGCGCATGGAGATGTACAAGCGAATCGCCTCCGTGACGACCGACGAGGAGCGGGCGGACGTGACCGACGAGCTGATCGACCGCTACGGCGAGATGCCGGCGGTGGTGAACACGCTGCTTGACGTCAGCCAGCTGCGCGGGCTGTGCAACCGGATGGGAATCAGCCAGATCTCCCGCGGGAAGGGCGGCGTGATGATGAAGCTGGATGAATGGTATATCCCGAATCCGGCCCTGTTCCTGCAGGCCATCGCCGAAACGGACGGCCGGCTGGGACTGACGGCGCGGCCGCCGGTATCCCTGATGCTGCGGGATCCGGCGCTGAAGGACCGGGACGTGCTGGCTGAATCGCTGAAGGTGATGCGGAAGCTGAACGCCCGGATGGAAAAGCTGAATGAAGAGAAGGCCGCTGCGGCGGACGGAGGCGTACAGTGA
- the pth gene encoding aminoacyl-tRNA hydrolase, producing the protein MYLIVGLGNVGEKYAHTRHNAGFDVMEKLAGKLGVSLRKRLLLKGMTAKAADGDREIILCEPTTYMNHSGECVKQLLRRYGCPPERLMVIYDDIDLAPGSIRIRKNGGAGTHNGMRSIIGCIGTQDFPRIRIGTGDRPAGADLVEWVLGRCEGEERERMEQAFDHAAESALVWVHSGINTAMNTGNRK; encoded by the coding sequence ATCTACCTGATTGTCGGGCTGGGAAATGTGGGGGAAAAGTATGCCCACACCCGGCACAACGCAGGATTTGACGTGATGGAAAAGCTGGCCGGGAAGCTGGGGGTTTCCCTGCGGAAGCGGCTCCTGCTGAAGGGAATGACCGCAAAGGCGGCGGACGGGGACCGGGAGATTATCCTGTGTGAGCCGACCACCTATATGAACCACAGCGGGGAGTGTGTGAAGCAGCTGCTCCGGCGGTACGGGTGCCCTCCGGAACGGCTGATGGTGATCTATGACGATATCGACCTGGCGCCTGGCAGCATCCGGATCCGGAAAAACGGCGGAGCCGGCACGCACAACGGCATGCGGAGCATCATCGGCTGCATCGGGACCCAGGATTTTCCGCGGATCCGCATCGGGACCGGGGACCGGCCCGCGGGGGCGGACCTGGTGGAATGGGTGCTGGGCCGCTGCGAAGGGGAAGAACGGGAACGGATGGAGCAGGCATTTGACCACGCGGCAGAAAGCGCCCTTGTATGGGTGCACAGCGGGATCAATACGGCGATGAACACGGGCAACAGGAAGTGA
- a CDS encoding aspartate--ammonia ligase, which yields MNLIIPKDYNPVLDLRDTEIAIKLVKDFFETELARALNLTRVSAPIMVTPESGLNDNLNGVERPVSFDVLETGRQVEIVHSLAKWKRQALKTYGFSVGEGLYTDMNAIRRDEITDNIHSIFVDQWDWERIMAPSERNEAFLRDIVNRIYLTLRKTEGFVCAHYPHIKPELPDNITFITTQELEDRYPDLSSKEREYKAAKEYGAVFLMQVGGALRSGKPHDGRAPDYDDWNLNGDILLYDPLLDISLEVSSMGIRVDPEALRRQLKIRGCEERAELPFQKALLNGELPQTIGGGIGQSRMCVYFLRKAHVGEVQASLWPEDVQEACHNANIPLL from the coding sequence ATGAACCTGATCATCCCGAAAGACTACAACCCCGTGCTGGACCTGCGGGATACCGAGATTGCCATCAAGCTCGTCAAGGACTTCTTCGAAACGGAGCTGGCCCGTGCCCTGAACCTGACCCGTGTTTCCGCGCCGATCATGGTCACGCCGGAGAGCGGCCTGAACGATAACCTCAACGGGGTGGAGCGTCCCGTATCCTTCGATGTGCTCGAAACCGGCCGCCAGGTGGAGATCGTCCACTCCCTGGCCAAGTGGAAGCGGCAGGCGCTGAAGACCTACGGCTTCTCCGTCGGCGAAGGTCTCTATACCGATATGAACGCCATCCGGCGCGATGAGATCACCGACAACATCCACTCCATCTTCGTGGACCAGTGGGACTGGGAGCGGATCATGGCGCCTTCCGAGCGCAATGAGGCCTTCCTGCGGGATATCGTCAACCGGATTTACCTGACCCTGCGCAAGACCGAGGGCTTTGTCTGCGCCCACTATCCGCACATCAAGCCGGAGCTTCCGGACAATATCACCTTCATCACCACCCAGGAACTCGAAGACCGGTATCCGGACCTCTCCTCAAAAGAGCGGGAATATAAGGCAGCCAAAGAATACGGCGCCGTATTCCTGATGCAGGTGGGCGGCGCCCTGCGCAGCGGAAAACCGCATGACGGCCGCGCCCCGGACTATGACGACTGGAACCTGAACGGCGATATCCTGCTCTACGATCCGCTGCTGGACATCTCCCTGGAGGTTTCCTCCATGGGGATCCGCGTGGATCCGGAGGCCCTGCGCCGCCAGCTGAAAATCCGCGGCTGCGAGGAGCGTGCAGAGCTGCCCTTCCAGAAGGCGCTGCTGAACGGCGAACTGCCCCAGACCATCGGCGGCGGTATCGGCCAGAGCCGCATGTGCGTTTACTTCCTCCGCAAAGCCCATGTAGGTGAAGTGCAGGCCAGCCTCTGGCCCGAAGATGTCCAGGAAGCCTGCCATAACGCCAATATTCCGCTGCTGTAA
- a CDS encoding L,D-transpeptidase has product MKNTINIRRTIAALSAGVVLFCSLPAAAEEPDIDIADLLGVDFVDEVILEDEKTIFGWAEDIEFHRANENSPVKCDHPLCFWNMKMGWMDEDEIWEVLTQPVTVLAGNQRQQHKVQARPEEDCEDYVGCVTYDSQGVHVLERGEEWSLIEAYSSSVEGSPVKVWATLFQGYVKTELLKEVPVDQTYGIVIDKQQQRMYVFQEGKLLSTLLVSTGFYNPKKKNPWNETPAGEFLMVSWTGRLTLKDEEGEANMLCENAIRINDGILIHEVPKVPRTDSSGNTTWSYTRCERYLGEKASHGCIRVQQKKTPEGINDEWLWKHLSNGSKKGQDFTKVIIWDDAGRTLGYPDDSLILYYNAKRDKSYYHSSPKCERIRGSSKTVEFTYGELEDSTYRKLSPCPNCAPQLRHSAIDTVNQKNNR; this is encoded by the coding sequence GTGAAGAATACCATCAATATCCGCAGGACAATCGCGGCCTTGTCGGCCGGGGTTGTCCTGTTTTGCAGTCTGCCGGCCGCGGCGGAGGAACCGGACATTGATATCGCGGACCTCCTCGGTGTGGATTTTGTGGATGAAGTGATCCTCGAGGATGAGAAAACCATTTTCGGCTGGGCGGAGGATATCGAATTCCACCGGGCCAATGAGAACAGCCCGGTCAAATGCGACCACCCGCTCTGCTTCTGGAATATGAAGATGGGCTGGATGGACGAAGATGAGATCTGGGAAGTGCTGACCCAGCCGGTGACGGTGCTTGCGGGAAACCAGCGGCAGCAGCACAAGGTCCAGGCCCGTCCGGAAGAGGACTGCGAGGACTATGTGGGCTGCGTGACCTATGACAGCCAGGGCGTGCATGTGCTGGAACGCGGGGAGGAATGGTCGCTGATCGAGGCGTATTCCTCCAGCGTGGAAGGATCCCCGGTCAAGGTCTGGGCGACGCTGTTCCAGGGCTATGTCAAAACGGAACTGCTGAAGGAAGTGCCGGTGGACCAGACCTACGGCATCGTCATCGACAAGCAGCAGCAGCGCATGTATGTTTTCCAGGAAGGAAAACTGCTGAGCACCCTGCTTGTTTCCACCGGTTTCTACAATCCCAAGAAAAAGAACCCGTGGAACGAAACACCCGCGGGTGAATTCCTGATGGTCAGCTGGACCGGAAGGCTGACGCTGAAGGATGAAGAGGGCGAAGCGAATATGCTTTGCGAAAACGCCATCCGGATCAATGACGGGATCCTGATCCACGAGGTTCCGAAGGTTCCGCGGACGGACAGCAGCGGCAATACAACCTGGAGCTATACCCGCTGCGAGCGCTACCTGGGCGAGAAAGCCAGCCACGGATGTATCCGGGTGCAGCAGAAAAAGACGCCGGAGGGCATCAATGATGAATGGCTGTGGAAGCACCTGAGCAACGGAAGCAAAAAGGGACAGGATTTCACGAAGGTGATCATCTGGGATGACGCCGGACGGACACTCGGCTATCCGGATGACAGCCTGATCCTGTATTACAACGCCAAGCGCGACAAGAGCTATTACCATTCCAGCCCGAAATGCGAGCGGATCCGCGGTTCTTCGAAAACCGTGGAATTCACCTATGGCGAGCTGGAGGATTCCACCTACCGGAAACTGTCGCCGTGTCCCAACTGCGCCCCGCAGCTGCGACACTCCGCGATTGATACTGTGAATCAGAAAAACAACCGGTGA
- a CDS encoding peptidoglycan-binding protein — protein MSQLKKWMSAALAVTMALMICILAVEIPVSTAAAEEMEVVESYPYSTVTRDTVNLRASRSTRSALLKKIPSGAEISVRGTKGDWAEVDYGKYTGYVKSEFIVLKKVSKTKVKVTATPSPIPTLTPEENAGGYVILRLGSSGAEVRALQDALIELGFLRGTADGMFGTATENAVIAFQRTNNYPDTGLMDANIQAFLYSGSPKNASGTATKIKTLSPAAGVTMKQGNMGQAVELLQARLQELGFYKGTIISTFDAATKSAVQAFQKKNGIKVTGIADDATQKAIYDTSALSADSTPTPKPTPTPKPTPTATPEPVYTVPKGTVRSGTSNKDAKTVQMRLKDLGYYTGKTDGIFGKNSVAALKKFQSLNGLQADGVAGKSTYNVLFSSAAKTLAEAEATPTPAVPTATPVPTATPVYELVTPVPVTEAPIVWKTLRKGSAGQDVAQLQEALIQLGYLTGKADGNYGKQTVAAVKAFQRANGLTADGAAGELTQKKLYGAGAQATTTPAPTATPKSGTTVSTTLRKGDSGDVVKELQRKLIALGYLNGNADGVYGSQTRDAVAAFQKKNKLTADGIAGSLTQAKLGTAAAPTATPVAATATPKPAGQTGTIAGRPDPSKVIYANWYTTVKAVCRSYPYATVYDYQTGISWQVHIFSLGAHADNEPLTANDTAKMLRAFGKNTWNPRPVWVIFADGSVYMASTHSMPHEVQHIRDNNFDGHSCIHFPRTQEQVTNIGPYATSHQEMIDKGWAATQAMK, from the coding sequence ATGTCTCAGCTGAAAAAATGGATGAGCGCGGCGCTTGCGGTGACAATGGCGCTGATGATCTGCATCCTGGCAGTGGAGATTCCGGTCAGCACGGCGGCAGCGGAAGAGATGGAAGTCGTCGAAAGCTATCCGTATTCCACGGTGACCCGGGATACGGTGAACCTGCGGGCCAGCCGGTCCACACGTTCCGCCCTTCTGAAGAAAATTCCCTCCGGCGCGGAAATATCCGTCCGGGGCACAAAGGGTGACTGGGCGGAAGTCGATTACGGCAAGTATACCGGCTATGTGAAGAGCGAATTCATCGTCCTGAAAAAGGTGTCGAAAACCAAGGTGAAGGTGACGGCAACGCCGTCGCCGATTCCGACCCTGACCCCGGAGGAGAATGCCGGCGGATATGTGATCCTGCGGCTCGGAAGCTCCGGCGCCGAGGTACGGGCCCTGCAGGACGCGCTGATTGAGCTGGGTTTCCTGCGGGGGACCGCAGACGGAATGTTCGGCACCGCGACCGAAAACGCGGTGATCGCGTTCCAGCGGACGAACAACTATCCGGATACCGGCCTGATGGATGCGAATATCCAGGCGTTCCTGTATTCCGGCAGCCCCAAGAACGCATCGGGCACCGCAACAAAAATCAAGACGCTGAGCCCGGCGGCCGGTGTCACCATGAAGCAGGGCAATATGGGCCAGGCAGTGGAGCTGCTCCAGGCCCGCCTGCAGGAGCTCGGATTCTACAAGGGAACCATTATCAGCACATTTGATGCGGCAACGAAGTCCGCGGTGCAGGCTTTCCAGAAGAAGAACGGGATCAAGGTCACCGGCATTGCCGATGACGCTACCCAGAAAGCCATTTATGACACTTCCGCGCTGAGCGCGGACAGCACGCCCACCCCGAAGCCGACGCCCACCCCGAAGCCGACGCCGACCGCGACGCCGGAACCGGTTTACACGGTTCCCAAGGGAACGGTGCGCTCCGGAACATCCAACAAGGACGCGAAGACGGTGCAGATGCGCCTGAAGGACCTGGGCTACTATACCGGGAAGACGGACGGAATATTCGGAAAGAACAGCGTGGCAGCCCTGAAAAAGTTCCAGTCGCTGAACGGCCTGCAGGCGGACGGCGTTGCGGGAAAGAGCACCTATAACGTCCTGTTCAGCAGCGCGGCGAAGACGCTGGCGGAAGCGGAGGCGACTCCCACTCCGGCCGTGCCGACGGCCACCCCGGTGCCGACCGCGACCCCGGTATACGAACTGGTTACACCCGTTCCGGTGACCGAAGCGCCGATTGTCTGGAAAACCCTTCGCAAGGGCAGTGCCGGACAGGATGTGGCCCAGCTGCAGGAAGCGCTGATCCAGCTGGGTTACCTGACCGGAAAGGCGGACGGCAACTACGGCAAGCAGACGGTTGCCGCGGTGAAGGCTTTCCAGCGGGCAAACGGACTGACCGCGGACGGAGCGGCCGGTGAACTGACCCAGAAGAAGCTGTACGGTGCGGGCGCACAGGCAACAACCACCCCGGCACCGACCGCAACCCCGAAATCCGGGACGACCGTCAGCACCACCCTGCGGAAGGGTGATTCCGGCGACGTGGTGAAAGAGCTCCAGCGGAAGCTGATTGCCCTGGGGTACCTGAACGGAAACGCGGACGGCGTTTACGGAAGCCAGACCCGGGACGCGGTTGCTGCCTTCCAGAAGAAGAACAAGCTGACCGCGGACGGAATCGCGGGCAGCCTGACGCAGGCGAAGCTGGGTACGGCCGCCGCCCCGACGGCGACCCCCGTGGCTGCCACCGCAACCCCGAAGCCGGCCGGACAGACCGGAACGATTGCCGGAAGGCCGGATCCATCCAAGGTGATCTATGCCAACTGGTATACGACGGTGAAGGCGGTCTGCCGCAGCTATCCGTATGCCACCGTTTATGACTACCAGACCGGGATTTCCTGGCAGGTCCATATCTTCTCGCTCGGCGCGCACGCGGACAATGAGCCGCTGACGGCGAACGACACGGCCAAGATGCTGCGGGCATTCGGCAAGAACACCTGGAACCCGCGGCCGGTATGGGTGATTTTCGCAGACGGTTCCGTGTATATGGCATCCACCCATTCCATGCCGCATGAAGTCCAGCATATCCGGGACAACAACTTTGACGGCCACAGCTGCATCCACTTCCCCCGGACGCAGGAGCAGGTGACCAACATCGGACCGTACGCGACCAGCCACCAGGAAATGATCGACAAGGGCTGGGCGGCGACGCAGGCGATGAAGTAA
- the rnc gene encoding ribonuclease III has protein sequence MEKVMKALGYTFRDEALLRRALTHPSMGKQDNQRLEFLGDAVLQYLMSDRLYRRHPEDREGSLTHLRALLVCEASLSQIAEKLGIGEALIMDRGEELTGGRTKPSVLCDAMEAVLAAVYLDGGMEAARGVMERCWPGEEEVVRPMQDSKGLLQEELQKNGGETPTYRITGTSGPPHAPVFEAAVYYGGQVIGTGSGKTKKQAEQAAAVRALENLKAGKN, from the coding sequence ATGGAAAAGGTCATGAAAGCCCTCGGGTACACATTCCGCGACGAAGCGCTGCTTCGCCGCGCTTTGACGCACCCGTCCATGGGAAAACAGGATAACCAGCGCCTGGAATTCCTCGGCGACGCGGTGCTGCAGTACCTGATGAGCGACCGGCTGTACCGCCGGCATCCGGAAGACCGCGAAGGCTCCCTGACCCACCTGCGGGCGCTGCTGGTCTGCGAAGCGTCGCTGAGCCAGATCGCGGAAAAGCTGGGGATCGGGGAAGCCCTGATCATGGACCGGGGCGAGGAACTGACCGGGGGCCGGACAAAGCCGAGCGTCCTGTGCGACGCGATGGAAGCCGTGCTGGCCGCCGTATATCTCGACGGCGGCATGGAAGCTGCCCGCGGGGTGATGGAACGGTGCTGGCCGGGTGAGGAGGAAGTGGTCCGCCCCATGCAGGACAGCAAAGGCCTGCTGCAGGAGGAACTGCAGAAAAACGGAGGCGAAACCCCGACCTACCGCATTACCGGCACCAGCGGTCCGCCGCACGCACCGGTCTTCGAAGCGGCGGTATACTACGGAGGTCAGGTGATCGGTACCGGCAGCGGCAAGACCAAGAAACAGGCGGAACAGGCAGCTGCAGTCCGGGCACTGGAGAACCTGAAGGCCGGAAAGAACTGA